Proteins encoded together in one Bos indicus isolate NIAB-ARS_2022 breed Sahiwal x Tharparkar chromosome 3, NIAB-ARS_B.indTharparkar_mat_pri_1.0, whole genome shotgun sequence window:
- the LOC109578180 gene encoding low affinity immunoglobulin gamma Fc region receptor II-like isoform X1 — protein MPCHWPGLNSSPPEAKSPGIFHGSATTFHNVIICNDESSYPNTRLIFAFSLAAPVPGKCADLPKAVVTIQPAWINVLREDHVTLMCQGTSFSAGNLTTWFHNGSSIHTQKQPSYSFRAGSNDSGSYRCQREQTSLSDSVHLDVISDWLLLQTPSLVFQEGEPIMLRCHSWRNQPLNKITFYQDGKSKIFSYQRTNFSIPRANLSHSGQYHCTAFIGKMLHSSQPVNITVQDGNEEQMCLRSSFGKCRSSTLFGKADRRSDPLKTSWGSCLLLALAWVALQRLLTRDMTVPNFCLNNCNFSYPSASPIRSSSSTHLFTLVSNHFLPGDGTPFGSGYRPVFFSAERPSKLHGRREE, from the exons ATGATGAATCATCATATCCAAACACCAGGCtgatctttgctttctctcttgcAGCTCCTGTTCCTGGGAAATGTG CAGATCTCCCAAAAGCTGTGGTGACCATCCAGCCTGCGTGGATCAATGTGCTCAGGGAGGATCACGTGACGCTGATGTGCCAGGGGACCAGCTTCTCTGCAGGCAACCTCACCACGTGGTTCCATAACGGGAGCTCCATCCACACCCAGAAGCAGCCCAGCTACAGCTTTAGGGCCGGCAGCAACGACAGTGGGTCCTACAGGTGCCAGAGGGAGCAGACCAGCCTCAGCGACTCTGTGCATCTGGATGTGATTTCCG ACTGGCTGCTGCTCCAGACCCCCAGCCTCGTATTCCAGGAAGGGGAGCCCATAATGCTGAGGTGCCACAGCTGGAGAAACCAACCTCTGAATAAGATCACGTTCTACCAGGATGGGAAATCCAAGATATTTTCCTATCAGCGCACCAACTTCTCTATCCCACGCGCCAACCTCAGTCACAGCGGCCAGTACCACTGCACAGCGTTTATCGGGAAGATGCTACACTCATCACAGCCAGTGAACATCACTGTCCAAGATGGGAATGAAG AACAGATGTGTTTGAGGTCATCCTTTGGGAAATGCCGATCCAGCACTTTATTTGGGAAGGCAGACAGACGAAGCGATCCACTGAAGACTTCCTGGGGTAGCTGTCTGCTCCTGGCCTTGGCTTGGGTTGCTTTGCAAAGACTCCTCACTAGGGACATGACTGTTCCAAATTTCTGTCTTAACAACTGTAATTTTTCCTATCCCTCTGCCTCTCCGATTAGGTCCAGCAGTTCCACTCATCTTTTCACCTTGGTATCAAATCACTTTCTGCCTGGTGATGGGACTCCTTTTGGCAGTGGATACAGGCCTGTATTTTTCAGTGCAGAGAGACCTTCAAAGCTCCATGGGAGACGGGAAGAATAA
- the LOC109578180 gene encoding low affinity immunoglobulin gamma Fc region receptor II-like isoform X2, translating to MPCHWPGLNSSPPEAKSPGIFHGSATTFHNVIICNDESSYPNTRLIFAFSLAAPVPGKCDLPKAVVTIQPAWINVLREDHVTLMCQGTSFSAGNLTTWFHNGSSIHTQKQPSYSFRAGSNDSGSYRCQREQTSLSDSVHLDVISDWLLLQTPSLVFQEGEPIMLRCHSWRNQPLNKITFYQDGKSKIFSYQRTNFSIPRANLSHSGQYHCTAFIGKMLHSSQPVNITVQDGNEEQMCLRSSFGKCRSSTLFGKADRRSDPLKTSWGSCLLLALAWVALQRLLTRDMTVPNFCLNNCNFSYPSASPIRSSSSTHLFTLVSNHFLPGDGTPFGSGYRPVFFSAERPSKLHGRREE from the exons ATGATGAATCATCATATCCAAACACCAGGCtgatctttgctttctctcttgcAGCTCCTGTTCCTGGGAAATGTG ATCTCCCAAAAGCTGTGGTGACCATCCAGCCTGCGTGGATCAATGTGCTCAGGGAGGATCACGTGACGCTGATGTGCCAGGGGACCAGCTTCTCTGCAGGCAACCTCACCACGTGGTTCCATAACGGGAGCTCCATCCACACCCAGAAGCAGCCCAGCTACAGCTTTAGGGCCGGCAGCAACGACAGTGGGTCCTACAGGTGCCAGAGGGAGCAGACCAGCCTCAGCGACTCTGTGCATCTGGATGTGATTTCCG ACTGGCTGCTGCTCCAGACCCCCAGCCTCGTATTCCAGGAAGGGGAGCCCATAATGCTGAGGTGCCACAGCTGGAGAAACCAACCTCTGAATAAGATCACGTTCTACCAGGATGGGAAATCCAAGATATTTTCCTATCAGCGCACCAACTTCTCTATCCCACGCGCCAACCTCAGTCACAGCGGCCAGTACCACTGCACAGCGTTTATCGGGAAGATGCTACACTCATCACAGCCAGTGAACATCACTGTCCAAGATGGGAATGAAG AACAGATGTGTTTGAGGTCATCCTTTGGGAAATGCCGATCCAGCACTTTATTTGGGAAGGCAGACAGACGAAGCGATCCACTGAAGACTTCCTGGGGTAGCTGTCTGCTCCTGGCCTTGGCTTGGGTTGCTTTGCAAAGACTCCTCACTAGGGACATGACTGTTCCAAATTTCTGTCTTAACAACTGTAATTTTTCCTATCCCTCTGCCTCTCCGATTAGGTCCAGCAGTTCCACTCATCTTTTCACCTTGGTATCAAATCACTTTCTGCCTGGTGATGGGACTCCTTTTGGCAGTGGATACAGGCCTGTATTTTTCAGTGCAGAGAGACCTTCAAAGCTCCATGGGAGACGGGAAGAATAA